In Candidatus Polarisedimenticolia bacterium, a single window of DNA contains:
- a CDS encoding O-antigen ligase family protein codes for MRAISWSSVPDRIRHGDRSQYLGAVGVMGVGLAVLAVLYLGQPVFIIPILSAAAIMIVVTLRQPVYGFLAVVAALYFPLIIGDYTLFQLVGVGVATLILVFIAMTRKGLVFSNVVPPILLFALLTVNSLTFTQDTPGTYYLVRKQAFNALFCLLLVNILDSFRKLRLLLGLIVSMAMLNSAVAIFQFMAGAHEARAKGLQENENQLGEISAWSLVIILYLFMYSKTRRQRVVALILGAIVASGLVVSISRAAVLSLLAGLAWMTLRERRYRRRLILMAVLIVAVVPFLPKVFYQRFQNVNDAVRNTLIFTGRTGLTDRGYFNRAGLKMWRAHPIVGVGLGNFGFYYISPEFNPGARGFRNLPPHNIYIQALAETGTLGFLVLMLWIFQVARNYVAAGRASPTDPLDIATMRACETITLVALMIYITSGNIVYTNFAMIMAVSYVCRRGAQGAARSQALASGGAEGGTA; via the coding sequence ATGCGGGCGATTTCCTGGTCCTCCGTTCCCGACAGAATCCGTCACGGCGATCGCAGCCAGTACCTGGGAGCCGTCGGTGTCATGGGCGTGGGGCTGGCGGTTCTCGCCGTCCTTTACCTGGGCCAGCCGGTCTTCATCATTCCGATCCTGAGCGCCGCCGCGATCATGATCGTCGTGACCCTGCGCCAGCCGGTCTACGGCTTCCTCGCGGTCGTGGCTGCGCTTTATTTCCCCCTCATCATCGGAGATTACACCCTCTTCCAGCTGGTGGGCGTGGGTGTCGCCACGCTCATCCTGGTTTTCATCGCCATGACCCGCAAGGGGCTGGTTTTCTCCAACGTGGTGCCTCCGATCCTGCTGTTCGCGCTGTTGACGGTCAACTCCCTCACGTTCACGCAGGACACGCCAGGGACCTACTACCTGGTGCGCAAGCAGGCCTTCAACGCCCTGTTCTGCCTGCTCCTGGTGAACATCCTGGACAGTTTCCGCAAGCTCCGCCTGCTGCTCGGGCTGATCGTCAGCATGGCCATGCTGAACTCCGCGGTCGCCATCTTCCAGTTCATGGCCGGGGCGCACGAAGCGCGGGCGAAAGGGCTGCAGGAAAACGAGAACCAGCTCGGAGAAATCAGCGCATGGAGCCTGGTGATCATCCTCTACCTTTTCATGTACAGCAAGACCAGACGCCAGCGGGTGGTGGCGCTGATCCTCGGCGCCATCGTGGCCAGCGGCCTGGTAGTCTCGATCTCCCGGGCCGCAGTGCTGTCGCTGCTGGCGGGGCTCGCCTGGATGACCTTGCGGGAGCGACGATATCGCCGCCGCTTGATCCTGATGGCGGTCCTGATCGTGGCCGTGGTGCCCTTCCTCCCCAAAGTCTTCTACCAACGCTTCCAAAACGTCAACGACGCCGTGCGCAACACCCTGATATTTACCGGCAGGACGGGCCTCACCGACCGGGGCTATTTCAACCGCGCCGGGCTCAAAATGTGGAGAGCACATCCCATCGTCGGGGTGGGTCTTGGCAACTTCGGGTTCTATTACATCAGTCCCGAGTTCAACCCGGGGGCTCGCGGATTCCGGAACCTTCCTCCTCACAATATCTACATCCAGGCCCTGGCGGAAACCGGAACCCTGGGCTTTCTCGTGCTGATGCTCTGGATCTTCCAGGTGGCCAGGAACTACGTTGCTGCCGGGCGCGCGAGTCCCACGGACCCGCTGGACATCGCGACCATGAGGGCTTGCGAGACGATCACGCTGGTGGCGCTCATGATCTACATCACCTCGGGGAACATCGTCTACACCAACTTCGCCATGATCATGGCCGTGAGCTACGTGTGCCGGCGAGGCGCCCAGGGTGCCGCCCGGTCGCAGGCGCTCGCCTCGGGCGGAGCCGAAGGTGGAACCGCGTGA
- a CDS encoding polysaccharide biosynthesis C-terminal domain-containing protein, producing MPSSPSPSPGPSRVVPGRVSEIGTGFLRDSVTSFATRILCLGIGFFQAALTARILLPEGKGELAAALVIPQLFAMLAPLGINFACTYHLGQKTFDRQAVIRNALTALVLLGAVGMVGSIIAGHFLKSTILQGVPSTAFVLATLTIPTQIGMLILLALFRGEMRIWETNLFDLVRAMAMFGLIMLFLLPLQMGVTGVILAQFLAEAGVTLWAIRRFGGGALPAVRWNVLRSMLEYGLQVYSFSILLYLNYRLDMFLVRSWLDLTQTGLYAAAVSVAEIMWIIPFSLGNVLFPSTASSSGPSRDLLTLAVCRRSFYVMLVLCGILAISRNLVIRILFGSAFLGAAPALLWLLPGILSMSVQNVVGSDLTGRGRALPVTVGAVLGLVTNVILNILWIPRYGILGASLASSVSYTLVTIVVLAAFVRLTRSKLRDALVLRREDLRALSRLVLRSGEAAA from the coding sequence GTGCCCTCATCCCCCTCTCCCTCCCCTGGTCCTTCGCGGGTCGTCCCCGGCCGTGTCTCGGAAATCGGGACCGGCTTCCTGCGCGACAGCGTGACGAGCTTCGCAACGCGCATCCTTTGCCTGGGAATCGGCTTTTTCCAGGCGGCGCTCACGGCGCGCATCCTGCTTCCCGAAGGCAAGGGGGAGCTGGCGGCGGCGCTCGTCATCCCGCAGCTCTTCGCGATGCTGGCGCCCCTCGGGATCAACTTTGCCTGCACCTACCATCTCGGCCAGAAGACCTTCGACCGGCAGGCGGTGATACGCAACGCGCTGACGGCGCTGGTCCTCCTGGGGGCGGTCGGGATGGTGGGATCGATAATCGCCGGACACTTCCTGAAATCCACCATTCTGCAGGGCGTCCCGAGCACCGCCTTCGTCCTGGCGACGCTCACCATTCCGACGCAGATAGGCATGCTCATCCTGCTCGCGCTGTTTCGCGGCGAGATGCGCATCTGGGAGACCAACCTGTTCGACCTGGTTCGCGCCATGGCGATGTTCGGGCTCATCATGCTCTTCCTGCTACCCCTCCAAATGGGCGTGACCGGCGTCATCCTGGCGCAGTTCCTGGCCGAGGCGGGTGTGACGCTGTGGGCCATCCGCCGCTTCGGCGGCGGCGCGCTTCCGGCCGTCCGCTGGAACGTTCTGAGGAGCATGCTGGAATACGGCCTCCAGGTCTACAGCTTCTCGATCCTGCTCTACTTGAACTACAGGCTGGACATGTTCCTGGTGCGCAGCTGGCTCGATCTGACCCAGACGGGCCTGTACGCCGCGGCCGTGTCCGTGGCGGAGATTATGTGGATCATTCCCTTTTCGCTCGGCAACGTGCTGTTCCCGAGCACCGCGAGCTCCAGCGGACCGTCCCGGGATCTCCTGACGCTCGCCGTCTGCCGGAGGTCCTTCTACGTGATGCTGGTCCTCTGCGGCATTCTGGCGATCTCCCGCAACCTGGTCATCCGGATTCTCTTCGGATCCGCGTTCCTGGGGGCGGCCCCCGCGCTGCTGTGGCTGCTTCCCGGAATTCTGTCGATGTCGGTGCAGAATGTCGTGGGCTCCGACCTGACGGGGCGCGGGCGGGCGTTGCCAGTGACGGTGGGGGCGGTGCTGGGGCTGGTCACCAACGTGATCCTGAATATCCTCTGGATCCCGCGCTACGGCATCCTGGGGGCTTCGCTCGCTTCCAGCGTGTCGTACACGCTGGTGACCATCGTCGTTCTCGCGGCCTTCGTACGCCTCACGCGCTCCAAGCTCAGGGATGCGCTGGTTCTGAGGCGCGAGGATCTGAGGGCCCTGTCCCGCTTGGTGCTGCGCTCGGGCGAGGCGGCGGCATGA
- a CDS encoding GDP-mannose 4,6-dehydratase, whose translation MRILITGGAGFVGSHLTEAYLQRGDEVWVMDDLSTGGIQNVEHLRGTKGFHYLVDTVMNVPMLAECIDRCDVVIHLAAAVGVRLIVESPVNTIETNIKGTENVLTLAAKKKKKVFIASTSEVYGKSARVPFREDDDLVLGPTTKGRWSYACSKAIDEFLAIAYWKEKRLPVVIARLFNTVGPRQTGRYGMVIPSFVRQALSGEPITVFGDGSQSRSFTYVSDVVGAIVRLMDSDATVGQVYNIGNGKEISILDLARLVKEVANSSSEIVKIPYDEAYEEGFEDMPRRVPDISKLQKAIGYQPTLGIRAILEKVIEYERK comes from the coding sequence ATGCGGATCCTGATCACGGGAGGCGCCGGTTTCGTCGGCTCCCACCTGACGGAAGCCTACCTGCAGCGCGGGGACGAAGTGTGGGTCATGGACGATCTGTCCACGGGCGGCATTCAGAACGTGGAGCACCTGCGTGGCACCAAAGGGTTCCACTACCTGGTCGACACCGTGATGAATGTGCCGATGCTGGCCGAGTGCATCGATCGTTGCGACGTGGTGATCCATCTGGCGGCCGCGGTCGGCGTCCGCCTGATCGTGGAGAGCCCGGTCAACACGATCGAGACGAACATCAAGGGGACCGAGAACGTCCTGACGCTGGCCGCCAAGAAAAAGAAGAAGGTCTTCATCGCCTCCACCTCGGAGGTCTATGGGAAAAGCGCCCGGGTGCCGTTCCGCGAGGACGACGACCTGGTCCTGGGCCCCACCACCAAGGGACGGTGGAGCTACGCCTGCTCGAAGGCGATCGACGAGTTCCTTGCCATCGCCTACTGGAAGGAGAAGCGCCTGCCGGTGGTGATCGCCCGCCTGTTCAACACCGTGGGACCCCGCCAGACGGGACGCTACGGCATGGTCATCCCCAGCTTCGTCCGCCAGGCGCTGTCGGGGGAGCCAATCACCGTATTCGGAGACGGCTCGCAGTCCCGCAGCTTCACCTATGTTTCCGACGTCGTCGGGGCCATCGTCCGGCTGATGGACTCCGACGCCACCGTCGGCCAGGTCTACAACATCGGTAACGGCAAGGAAATCAGCATCCTGGACCTCGCCCGGCTGGTGAAGGAGGTGGCGAATAGCTCCTCCGAAATCGTCAAGATTCCCTACGACGAAGCTTACGAGGAGGGATTCGAGGACATGCCCCGGCGGGTACCTGACATCTCGAAGCTTCAGAAAGCCATCGGCTACCAGCCCACTCTGGGGATCCGCGCCATCC
- a CDS encoding glycosyltransferase family 2 protein, translating to MSPAAWIFWGCAVMAIYAYFGYPALLWIWLRLRGEGTPSSDEHRESAISHPPVSLIIPAYNEEAVIAHKIRNSLDLEYPAAKLEIVVVSDGSNDATEAVARRAASDRVKLVFRQDREGKTACLNAVLGELSGDLFVFTDANAFFHPDALQRLVAPFTDPGVGCVMGILEYRREGSLNASLGEGLYWRYENLLKELESRLGSTIVGNGAIYAMRRRLCHPLPREAEADVAYPLLALRSGFRVVFERRARCWERAAASVREEFGRKARIITKQIATYRHPAAGGGPLPGGAVFQILSHKVARWLVPLALGGMFVASAADSRLLRAAWLAQAVFYVLAGTGALLESLGRRIPRICFVPYYFCAVNAASVKAMLDYARGERGVVWEKAPSTRLASENGKTHE from the coding sequence ATGAGCCCTGCAGCCTGGATATTCTGGGGATGCGCCGTCATGGCGATTTACGCCTATTTCGGCTACCCGGCGCTCCTGTGGATCTGGCTGCGCCTGCGAGGTGAGGGGACGCCGAGCTCCGACGAGCACCGCGAAAGCGCGATCTCCCATCCGCCGGTCTCCTTGATTATTCCCGCGTACAACGAAGAGGCGGTCATCGCGCATAAAATCCGCAACAGCCTGGATCTCGAGTATCCCGCGGCGAAGCTGGAGATTGTGGTGGTCTCGGACGGCTCCAACGATGCCACCGAGGCGGTCGCGCGCCGGGCCGCCAGCGATCGGGTGAAGCTGGTGTTCCGCCAGGACCGCGAGGGAAAGACCGCCTGCCTCAACGCCGTGCTGGGGGAGCTGTCCGGGGATCTCTTCGTCTTCACCGACGCCAACGCCTTCTTCCATCCCGACGCGCTGCAGCGTCTGGTCGCGCCCTTCACCGATCCCGGCGTCGGATGTGTCATGGGAATCCTGGAATACCGGCGCGAAGGATCGCTCAACGCCTCGCTGGGGGAAGGGCTCTACTGGCGCTACGAAAACCTCCTGAAGGAGCTGGAGAGCCGGCTGGGATCCACCATCGTGGGGAACGGAGCGATTTACGCCATGCGGCGGCGGCTCTGCCACCCGCTCCCGCGGGAAGCCGAGGCCGACGTCGCCTATCCGCTGCTCGCCCTGCGCTCGGGGTTCCGGGTGGTGTTCGAGCGGCGCGCCCGCTGCTGGGAAAGGGCCGCTGCAAGCGTGCGCGAGGAGTTCGGTCGCAAGGCCCGCATCATCACCAAGCAGATCGCCACGTACCGCCACCCGGCGGCCGGCGGCGGGCCCCTGCCCGGCGGGGCGGTGTTCCAGATTCTTTCCCACAAAGTGGCGCGCTGGCTGGTGCCGCTGGCGCTGGGAGGTATGTTCGTTGCCTCGGCAGCCGACTCCCGCCTGTTGCGCGCCGCCTGGCTGGCGCAGGCGGTTTTCTACGTCCTGGCGGGGACCGGAGCGCTGCTGGAATCGCTCGGCCGGAGGATTCCGAGGATCTGCTTCGTGCCTTACTATTTCTGCGCGGTGAATGCGGCCTCGGTGAAAGCAATGCTGGATTATGCGCGAGGCGAGCGGGGCGTAGTCTGGGAGAAGGCGCCCAGCACCCGGCTCGCCAGCGAGAACGGAAAAACCCATGAATAG
- a CDS encoding glycosyltransferase family 2 protein, protein MIDATPLHLIAAGVFWASLTLLVYVHFGYPLLLLLLGRLAPRPLQAGTGQELPRVDFLIGAYNEEAVIRQKIENSLALDYPAGYLRITVASDASTDGTDAVVREFATRGVVLRRAPQRRGKAANFREIVATLTGDIVLFSDAGSLYHPDTLQRLVRHFADPEVGLVGGRIHYVNPGTTSVSRGEGLYWRYEVFLRTAESLIGSAMVVSGAVYAMRRHLYRAVPDNLPDDFMSPLNVLDQRHRVLYDAGTRIQERMATSARAEWATKVRIIRRNFAALRSMRHLLNPVRDPLVALQLLSHRLLRWFVMPLAGLLLLSSAVLADENPFFAWVLVAQGAFYALALTGYLMDLAGRQFRLFFLPYYFVLVNLAASWGVARALAGAGGSAGVWEPVER, encoded by the coding sequence GTGATCGATGCCACTCCGCTGCATCTCATCGCCGCCGGCGTTTTCTGGGCCTCGCTGACCCTGCTGGTTTATGTCCATTTCGGCTACCCGCTTCTGCTTCTGCTGCTGGGCCGCCTCGCGCCGCGGCCGTTGCAGGCGGGGACGGGCCAGGAGCTTCCCCGCGTGGACTTCCTCATCGGGGCCTACAACGAGGAGGCGGTGATCCGGCAGAAGATCGAGAACAGCCTGGCGCTGGATTATCCCGCGGGCTATCTCCGCATCACCGTCGCCTCCGACGCTTCGACCGACGGCACCGATGCCGTCGTCCGCGAGTTCGCGACTCGCGGCGTGGTGCTGAGGAGGGCTCCGCAGCGCCGGGGGAAAGCCGCGAACTTCCGCGAGATCGTTGCGACGCTCACCGGGGACATCGTCCTCTTCTCCGACGCCGGCAGTCTCTACCACCCCGACACGCTCCAGCGGCTCGTACGCCATTTCGCCGACCCCGAGGTCGGACTGGTGGGCGGCCGGATCCATTACGTGAATCCGGGAACCACTTCGGTGTCGCGCGGCGAGGGGCTCTACTGGCGCTACGAGGTCTTCCTGCGCACGGCCGAGAGCCTCATCGGATCCGCCATGGTGGTGAGCGGCGCGGTTTACGCCATGCGCCGCCATCTCTACCGGGCCGTTCCGGACAATCTCCCGGACGACTTCATGAGCCCTCTCAACGTCCTGGACCAGCGGCACCGGGTGCTCTACGACGCCGGCACCCGGATTCAGGAGAGGATGGCGACCAGCGCGCGTGCCGAATGGGCCACCAAGGTCCGGATCATCCGCCGAAACTTCGCGGCGCTGCGGTCGATGCGGCACCTCCTCAACCCTGTCCGTGACCCGCTCGTGGCGCTCCAGCTCCTCTCACACCGGCTGTTGCGGTGGTTCGTCATGCCCCTGGCGGGCCTGCTCCTTCTTTCCAGCGCCGTCCTGGCGGACGAGAATCCTTTCTTCGCCTGGGTCCTGGTGGCGCAAGGGGCCTTTTACGCCCTCGCCCTGACCGGCTACCTGATGGACCTGGCCGGCAGGCAGTTCCGGCTGTTCTTTCTGCCCTATTACTTTGTCCTCGTGAACCTTGCCGCCAGCTGGGGAGTGGCGCGCGCCCTCGCGGGCGCCGGCGGCTCAGCGGGGGTCTGGGAGCCAGTGGAGCGATGA